The Camarhynchus parvulus chromosome 19, STF_HiC, whole genome shotgun sequence genomic sequence CTGCCCTCATTCATGTGACACCCATTGCCCTGCTCCCTCGGCTGTCTCTCAccctgcagcagaagcagctgtgctggtttgcACAGGTAGACCCTCTTCCATATAGAAAATGGtctgctgttcctctgccaGGCTCTAGAGCATcctgtggagcagcacagatccacacagcagcaggggtgGGAGTGGAAGGTCTGCTTGCTGCCTCTGCCttgagggaaaggctggaggGGGTCAGAGACTCTGCTTGCTGTGGGGGAAACAGGCTTAGCTGTGGGCTGGTCTTGGGAGGAGACATCAGACAGAGCAtggctgaagagctgcaggaggagtgGATGTTCTGGAATGTGCAGGTCAATATGGTGTGAGCAACTGTGAGTCATTCAAGGCCATTCAAATGAGGTCCTGGGCTGGGCCTTTggcctcctgctccccaccatAAATGTGGTTATCTGGGCCCGGAGCAAACCTTGTCCTTACAGATCCTTGTGAAAGTGACTCAGTGTTTGCAGAAGCCTTTCACATCCAAACCATTACCTAATCCTTTACTGCCCTGAGGTGGCTCACAGGTTCCTGCTTTGGTGGCCTGATTCCCAGGGTGTGTCCTGGGGGAAAGGGGACAGTGGCCATGCCCAGGCTCAAAGTGGCACTTGGCAGCTGTAACCAGCCCTGTGCAGGTGCTGCGAGGCGTCCTGTCTGCTGCAagggctcctcctgctcctgctcctgggggtgGGAAGCTGGTGCAGTCTTGGCCAAAGGTGCTGCCCAGGTGGCTCCAGGCAGCGATGGTGTTGTGGGAGCTGGAATGGGATTATTGTGATACCAATGGTGCTTCCCAAGTTACTGAGGGAGCTCTGTGCTCATCATCTCCATAATCcctttgtggtttttgtggtGCATGAGACAGGTAACACTGTTAACCTCAGTGAGGAAAACCCAGTGTGGGGGATTTCCCCTTCACCATGTGAGCTTTAAGTGCAGGTGCCTGAGGCAGTTGTAATTGTGCCATCTCAGAGATTCTTTGGGTGTCTCTGAAGCTTGTGGGAAGTGGAAAAGATGAACACCCTGTAGCTCTGGTAGTGTTAGCCATGCAGGTAGCTCATAACCCTGGACCATCTCCCTCTTGCTTtgactgtccctgtcccctgcatTGCCAGGCCCAACTCTCATCCTGCAGGTGAAAGGTATCTCTTTCCTAGAAGAAATTTTCTGGAAGATGCTGATCTCTCAAATAAAACCCAATGCCTGCTCCTTTTGTTGTGGGTCTGGACCACAGCATGAtttcccagctggctcctgctgggatgggagcagagacagagctggATGACAGAGCAGGACTTTGCGATCTgactgcctcctcctgcctctctaGAGACGCACAGGAACACCCAGAGGAGTGATGGGAGTGTCAGAAGGCTGGGGCTTAACCCAAACGtctcttttctctccccctctctccacACAGGTGACGGAGCTGAACGAGCCCCTGTCCAACGAAGAGAGGAACCTGCTGTCCGTCGCCTACAAGAACGTGGTGGGGGCGCGGCGCTCGTCCTGGCGAGTCATCAGCAGCATCGAGCAGAAGACCTCTGCAGATGGCAACGAGAAGAAGATCGAGATGGTCCGTGCCTACCGCGAGAAGATCGAGAAGGAGCTGGAAGCGGTGTGCCAGGATGTGCTGAGCCTGCTGGACAACTACCTGATCAAGAACTGCAGCGAGACGCAGTACGAGAGCAAAGTCTTCTACCTGAAGATGAAAGGGGACTATTACCGCTACCTGGCCGAGGTGGCCACCGGCGAGAAGAGGGCGACCGTGGTGGAGTCTTCGGAGAAGGCCTATAGCGAAGCCCATGAGATCAGCAAGGAGCACATGCAGCCCACCCACCCCATCCGGCTCGGGCTGGCCCTTAACTACTCGGTTTTCTACTACGAGATCCAGAACGCGCCGGAGCAGGCCTGCCACCTGGCCAAGACAGCCTTCGACGACGCCATCGCCGAGCTGGACACCCTCAACGAGGACTCCTACAAGGACTCAACGCTCATCATGCAGCTCCTCCGCGACAACCTAACGCTCTGGACGAGTGATCAGCAAGACGACGACGGCGGAGAAGGCAACAACTAGACCCCCCCGATGGACTGGCAGCCGCACGCTGATGCTAACTACTgcagtctttatttttttcccacgAGTGGGGGGGGGTccggggtgggggagggaaagggaggggacACCTTCCCAGGGAGGCCCCCCACAACCTGTCTTTGATTGCCTCGTTGACATTTTTGCCAAAACACCACTAGTGGAAgtcaggctggctgtgctggtaTGGAATAGCAGCCTCACTGGCATATGGACTGTTCTGTAGATTATTAATACAAGTGGAGCTGTCTTTAATTTAACTTTAttgctagaaataaaaaaaaaagggttttaagACGAATTTGCGTGGATGGAATGGCCCtcatttttaaggaaagcaACGCAAAAacatttgagaaaagaaaaaaaaaaaaagggagttcTGTGGTTCCAGTAAGGCTTCGAGCGTTTGTTTCCGCAGCCCAGGTGCCGTGTGCCCGCACCACGTCGCGGGgcctctctctgcagctctgcctgccagggcacagctgcaaatccccaaattgagaaggaattaaaaataaaaccaacaaaactaaAGAATTTGGGGCTTGCAAAGCCCTGGGATTTAGGCcatccaatcttttttttttcctttttttttttttttttttttttttttttttgttgagatATTTATTAGGGTAGCTTACAGTATTAACACTAAATTGCAGTTTACAGTATTTCTACATTACAGCCATATGACATCAAGCCTTTGattgtctgtttttctttcttttgctagTTCTTTTGGCTTGCCTTCCTGAGCAGTCCTCGCCTGTGGACTGGCTTTAGCTATTCTGTGTCACCCAAGGCAAGAAGACCGCCCGCCCGAGGAACATCAAAGCTGCTCTAGTTTTTTGGTCAACAGCTTAACAGGTGCTTGGCTAGCGGCTGTTTCAACTATTTTAAGTCCACAGCAAAAGGTTTAAGAACTTAATTAGACAAAGGGGGAAGtgtttaaacttaaaaaaatgccacttaaataaaaaacaataaaaaaatattaaaaaaaaagagcattcaGGTCTGTATGTCATGTACTGTGTTTGGTATTTCAAAAGACCATCCTGATTTAAGGTGCCACAGCTGCTTCCTCAGGGATTGCACTGCCATTTCACTCTGCCTGACTTTCTCCCACTGTACCATGAGGTTTGTCAGCAGAtctccagcacccagagctccctTGTTTGTCACCAGGGAAGCCGGGTGcgttttcctttctcctgggGAAGCTTGTGGTGTAATGAGTGAACTTCAGGAGCTTAGACACTAATTTGGTAGAGAAATTCCTCAAGGGAAGAGCTACAATCATAGACATTTCTGTCCACCATCGGGAGCCCAGGAACTTAGTTCTCTTCTTAGCAAAATCTTTTCTCAGTCTGTCTGATCTGGCCGGGGGTGGGAGTTGGGGCATCTGAATTGCTTAGCAGGTACTACTTACCCCATTTTGAGTAAATTTAgctt encodes the following:
- the YWHAG gene encoding 14-3-3 protein gamma; this translates as MVDREQLVQKARLAEQAERYDDMAAAMKNVTELNEPLSNEERNLLSVAYKNVVGARRSSWRVISSIEQKTSADGNEKKIEMVRAYREKIEKELEAVCQDVLSLLDNYLIKNCSETQYESKVFYLKMKGDYYRYLAEVATGEKRATVVESSEKAYSEAHEISKEHMQPTHPIRLGLALNYSVFYYEIQNAPEQACHLAKTAFDDAIAELDTLNEDSYKDSTLIMQLLRDNLTLWTSDQQDDDGGEGNN